From Vidua macroura isolate BioBank_ID:100142 chromosome 5, ASM2450914v1, whole genome shotgun sequence, the proteins below share one genomic window:
- the STMP1 gene encoding short transmembrane mitochondrial protein 1, whose translation MAARAGPEGEQPPPASLPLLSGGAAARAAGTMLQFLLGFTLGNVVGMYLAQNYDIPNIAKKLEDFKKDVEAKKKPPNDKS comes from the exons ATGGCGGCGAGGGCGGGCCCGGAAGGAGAGCAGCCGCCGCCCGCCTCACTTCCCCTGCTGTCGGGCGGGGCGGCAGCGCGGGCAGCGGGCACCATGCTGCAGTTCTTG cTTGGTTTTACTCTTGGAAATGTGGTTGGGATGTATCTGGCTCAGAACTATGAT aTTCCTAACATTGCAAAGAAGCTGGAAGATTTTAAGAAGGATGTGGAAGCCAAGAAGAAACCTCCTAATGACAAGTCCTGA